A window of Microbacterium luteolum contains these coding sequences:
- a CDS encoding MSCRAMM family protein gives MAAFALALGGATTAAAAGAEEAAASGSISGVVTREDDGTPLEGVTVSAGGEGAAWVSTETDETGAYSLTGLAPGSHLVSFTPEGTDLKSEYWENAERWDAATPVVIVDGTVVAGIDAALSVGGTITGVVTREDDSSPLENVSVSALDAHNEIVGATRTDAAGEYHLGGLPDGSYRLRFGSPDPELLSEFWENQYRGNSATVIAVVSGQTTAGVDAALAAAGYISGTVTSGADGQPLFSSVLVYDVDERFDFEFSYTEVDGGYRVAVPAGTYKVLFRSSGLAEEWWNDAPVWDAATPVTISTGEEVEGVDAVLDEIATVNGTVTVDGGAASEIRVEAWSDGIQVANKYADPTTGAYSMPLQKGTYILKATATFTDGTTATISQFFDGVETAAEATPLSLSPGDIVQGIDFLLTADTEPEPALVLSSATMQAGGSIAVSGTGFTPDQEITFELHSDPIVLGTLTADAGGVPKGSFTIPAGAPAGTHTLVALSGTTVIASAPLTVTAAGAGGTGSGAAGTGGAAGALATTGSDAPVVAATAALLLLFAGLTLVRRRRAKA, from the coding sequence ATGGCGGCATTCGCGCTCGCCCTGGGCGGTGCGACGACGGCGGCTGCAGCCGGAGCGGAGGAAGCCGCGGCGTCCGGCTCCATCAGCGGAGTGGTCACGCGCGAGGACGACGGCACGCCGCTCGAGGGTGTCACTGTCTCGGCGGGCGGGGAGGGGGCGGCCTGGGTATCGACGGAGACGGACGAGACGGGAGCCTACTCACTGACCGGTCTGGCACCCGGCTCCCACCTGGTCTCATTCACCCCCGAAGGCACCGATCTGAAGTCGGAGTACTGGGAGAACGCCGAGCGCTGGGATGCTGCGACTCCGGTCGTCATCGTCGACGGCACCGTCGTCGCTGGCATCGACGCCGCGTTGAGCGTGGGAGGCACGATCACGGGTGTCGTCACCCGCGAGGACGACAGCTCCCCGCTCGAGAACGTCTCGGTATCCGCTCTCGATGCGCACAATGAGATCGTCGGAGCGACCCGGACGGATGCGGCGGGTGAGTACCACCTCGGCGGGCTCCCCGATGGTTCGTACCGGCTGCGCTTCGGCTCTCCGGATCCGGAGCTGCTGTCCGAGTTCTGGGAGAACCAGTACCGGGGGAATTCCGCTACCGTCATCGCTGTCGTCAGCGGGCAGACGACTGCGGGCGTGGACGCGGCTCTCGCCGCTGCGGGGTATATCAGTGGCACGGTGACCAGTGGGGCCGACGGGCAGCCGCTGTTCTCCTCGGTGCTGGTCTACGACGTCGACGAGCGGTTCGACTTCGAGTTCAGCTACACGGAGGTCGACGGCGGCTACCGCGTCGCAGTTCCGGCCGGAACCTACAAGGTGCTCTTCCGCTCTTCCGGCCTCGCGGAGGAGTGGTGGAACGATGCGCCGGTCTGGGACGCTGCGACTCCCGTCACCATCTCGACGGGCGAGGAGGTCGAGGGCGTCGACGCCGTGCTCGACGAGATCGCAACCGTCAACGGCACGGTGACGGTCGACGGCGGCGCAGCGTCGGAGATTCGCGTGGAAGCCTGGAGTGACGGCATCCAGGTCGCGAACAAGTATGCCGACCCGACCACGGGCGCCTACTCGATGCCGCTCCAGAAGGGGACATACATCCTGAAGGCCACGGCCACGTTCACGGATGGCACGACGGCCACGATCTCGCAGTTCTTCGACGGGGTCGAGACGGCTGCCGAGGCGACGCCGCTGTCCCTCTCCCCGGGTGACATCGTGCAGGGGATCGACTTCCTGCTCACGGCCGACACGGAGCCAGAGCCGGCTCTCGTGCTTTCCTCCGCAACGATGCAGGCCGGAGGCAGCATCGCCGTCTCGGGAACCGGCTTCACGCCCGACCAGGAGATCACGTTCGAACTGCACTCCGACCCGATCGTGCTCGGCACGCTGACGGCAGACGCGGGAGGCGTGCCGAAGGGCTCGTTCACGATTCCGGCCGGCGCTCCGGCCGGCACCCACACGCTGGTCGCGCTTTCCGGGACCACGGTGATCGCGAGCGCACCGCTCACCGTCACGGCAGCGGGTGCGGGTGGTACCGGATCCGGTGCGGCCGGCACGGGAGGCGCCGCCGGCGCCCTCGCGACCACGGGATCTGACGCGCCGGTCGTCGCGGCGACCGCTGCGCTTCTGCTGCTGTTCGCCGGCCTGACGCTGGTTCGTCGCCGTCGCGCGAAGGCCTGA